From the genome of Streptomyces sp. JH34:
CGCCGAGAAGCCCGACACCGGCGAGATCATCGAGGGGCACGGCCTCAAGCTCGGCTACTACGCGCAGGAGCACGAGACCCTCGACCCCGAGCGCACCGTCCTGGAGAACATGCGCTCCGCGGCGCCCGACCTCGACCTCGTCGCGGTCCGCAAGACGCTCGGTTCGTTCCTCTTCTCCGGTGACGACGTGGACAAGCCGGCCGGAGTCCTCTCCGGCGGTGAGAAGACCCGGCTCGCCCTGGCGACGCTGGTCGTCTCGTCCGCCAACGTGCTGCTGCTGGACGAGCCCACGAACAACCTCGACCCCGCCAGCCGCGAGGAGATCCTCGGGGCCCTGCGCACCTACAAGGGCGCCGTCGTCCTCGTCACCCACGACGAGGGCGCCGTCGAGGCCCTCCAGCCGGAGCGGATCATCCTGCTGCCCGACGGGGTCGAGGACCTCTGGGGTGCGGACTACCGCGACCTGGTCGCCCTGGCCTGACCCGCGAGGCTGCCGGGTCCGGTGCGGTCCCTGGTGATCCAACGCGTCTGGATCATTCGGCCCATCGGTGATCCATCATCTGGATGAGCGGGTCTCGTACCCCGGCGCGGCGCCCGGCAGATAGCTGCCGGGCGCACTCATTTCAGGCCACCTCGCCCCGTACGGCCCTGACCTGCCCGTTTTCCCCGCAGCCGCTTCCGAATGGCGTCCAGACGTGTGTGAATGCTGAATTCCGCTTGTGTCGGACCGCTTCGGGGCGCGGAATCCCGACCTATGTACCTTGCCGAATGGGTGGCCAGGAAGCGCGGGAGGGGTGATCATGAGAGTCCAGAGCGCACTTCCTTGAGGAGGCACGGGTGGCCGAGACTCTGAAGAAGGGCAGCCGGGTGACCGGCGCCGCGCGCGACAAGCTCGCGGCAGACCTGAAGAAGAAGTACGACTCCGGTGCGAGCATCCGGGCGCTGGCCGAGGAAACCGGCCGCTCCTACGGGTTCGTCCACCGGATGCTCAGCGAGTCCGGAGTCACGCTGCGGGGACGCGGCGGAGCGACTCGAGGCAAGAAGGCCGCTTCGGCCTGACGGCGGGCAGCGGTCACGGGCCTCGCCGGAACACCGGGTGGCCACCCGGCCGACCGTCAGGTCGCCCGGGTGGTTACTGTTCAGTAATCGTCCAGTACGTGCTGACTGCACCCGGCTCCGGAGGCGCTCCATGACCTCGCTCGACTCTGTGCTCGACAAGGACGGCGTACGGCTCACCGTCGATGACGCGGTTGCCACGGTGACGCTCACCAACCCGGCCAAGCGCAACGCTCAGTCTCCCGCTCTGTGGCGGGCGTTGACAGAGGCCGGACGGGCGCTCCCCGGCAGCGTGCGGGTCGTCGTGCTGCGTGGCGAGGGCAAGTCCTTCTCCGCAGGACTCGACCGGCAGGCATTCGCACCCGAGGGATTCGACGGTGAGCCGTCCTTCATCGACATGGCACGCGGGTCCGAGGCCGACCTCGACGCGACCATCGCCGAGTACCAGGAGGCGTTCACCTGGTGGCGCCGCAACGACATCGTGTCGATCGCGGCGGTCCAGGGGCACGCCATCGGTGCCGGCTTCCAGCTCGCCCTCGCCTGCGACCTGCGGATCGTCGCCGAGGATGTGCAGTTCGCCATGCGCGAGACCGGTCTCGGCCTGGTTCCCGACCTCACGGGCACGCACCCTCTGGTGAACCTCGTGGGGTACGCCCGCGCGCTCGAGATCTGCGCCACCGGGCGCTTCGTGCACGCGGAGGAGGCCGAGCGCACCGGTCTCGCCAACCTCGTGGTCCCCGCCGACCAGCT
Proteins encoded in this window:
- a CDS encoding helix-turn-helix domain-containing protein, which encodes MAETLKKGSRVTGAARDKLAADLKKKYDSGASIRALAEETGRSYGFVHRMLSESGVTLRGRGGATRGKKAASA
- a CDS encoding enoyl-CoA hydratase/isomerase family protein; protein product: MTSLDSVLDKDGVRLTVDDAVATVTLTNPAKRNAQSPALWRALTEAGRALPGSVRVVVLRGEGKSFSAGLDRQAFAPEGFDGEPSFIDMARGSEADLDATIAEYQEAFTWWRRNDIVSIAAVQGHAIGAGFQLALACDLRIVAEDVQFAMRETGLGLVPDLTGTHPLVNLVGYARALEICATGRFVHAEEAERTGLANLVVPADQLDAAGSDLAAALLAAPRDAVVETKALLSGALSRTYEEQRTAERAAQGRRLRDLAGLAD